Proteins from a single region of Gordonia hongkongensis:
- a CDS encoding MBL fold metallo-hydrolase has protein sequence MSDLRIDNVVTSGTFSLDGGTWDVDNNVWLVGNDDEVIIIDAAHSAQPILAGVGNRTVKAIVLTHGHNDHVTVAPELSQATGAPILLHPGDDMLWNDTHPDVAHQDLEDGQKIGIAGTELTIINTPGHSPGSSVIHLPEAKVLFSGDTLFQGGPGATGRSYSSFPTIIASITEKIFTLDPETKVYTGHGDGTTVGDEAPHLEEWIKRGS, from the coding sequence ATGTCGGATCTGCGCATCGACAACGTCGTCACCTCGGGCACGTTCAGTCTCGACGGCGGCACCTGGGACGTCGACAACAATGTGTGGCTCGTCGGCAACGACGACGAGGTCATCATCATCGACGCCGCCCACTCCGCGCAGCCGATCCTCGCCGGCGTCGGCAACCGCACCGTGAAGGCGATCGTGCTGACCCACGGGCACAACGACCACGTCACCGTCGCCCCGGAACTGTCGCAGGCCACCGGAGCGCCGATCCTGCTGCACCCCGGCGACGACATGCTGTGGAACGACACCCATCCCGATGTCGCGCACCAGGATCTCGAGGACGGGCAGAAGATCGGGATCGCCGGTACCGAGCTGACGATCATCAACACCCCGGGCCATTCGCCGGGCTCGTCGGTGATCCACCTGCCCGAGGCGAAGGTGCTGTTCTCCGGCGACACCCTGTTCCAGGGCGGGCCGGGCGCAACAGGCCGCTCGTACTCGAGCTTCCCGACGATCATCGCCTCGATCACCGAGAAGATCTTCACCCTCGACCCCGAGACCAAGGTCTACACCGGTCACGGCGACGGCACGACCGTCGGCGACGAAGCTCCTCATCTCGAAGAGTGGATCAAACGGGGTAGCTGA
- a CDS encoding MarR family winged helix-turn-helix transcriptional regulator, producing MVNDDSASGAEPDLGALLGRLIPHLITLEEPILRAAGLSMWEYAIVSEIAATPAVSQRELSERTGRDPTRLGKHLDELQQRGLVSRDRSGSRRQWTVSTTPEGRSLHDGVRAEIRAVEDELLRGAMSDGQAATFRRLLKSLVAEIS from the coding sequence ATGGTGAACGACGACAGTGCCTCGGGCGCAGAGCCCGATCTCGGCGCACTTCTCGGGCGACTGATACCGCATCTGATCACCCTCGAGGAGCCGATCCTCCGGGCCGCCGGACTGTCGATGTGGGAGTACGCCATCGTGAGCGAGATCGCCGCGACGCCGGCAGTGTCGCAGCGTGAGTTGTCCGAACGCACCGGGCGAGATCCGACACGGCTCGGCAAGCACCTGGACGAACTCCAGCAGCGGGGCCTCGTGTCCAGGGACAGGTCGGGCAGTCGTCGCCAGTGGACCGTCTCGACCACGCCGGAGGGGCGTTCACTGCACGATGGCGTCCGGGCCGAGATCCGAGCCGTGGAAGACGAGCTACTCCGCGGCGCCATGTCCGACGGTCAGGCAGCGACCTTCCGGCGGTTGCTGAAAAGCCTTGTCGCAGAGATCTCCTGA
- a CDS encoding MFS transporter, with protein MSDSAVRNIDHPDQAPVPRSRIVVASMIGTSIEFFDFYIYATAAVLVFPVLFFPKGDDTAALLSSFATFGLAFVARPIGSILFGHFGDRIGRKATLVGSLLTMGIATFVIGLLPTYDSVGYLAPALLALMRFCQGLGLGGEWSGAALLATETAEKGKRAWAAMWPQLGAPIGFFFANGTFLLLMLALDFDAATADPDHAFMTWGWRIPFLASAIMVAVGLYVRLKLTETPVFAKAVADGKKVKAPLAEVVKTSWRPLIAGTFIMVATYTLFYIVTTWVISYGTGKVTDESGVKLSISYVDFLQLQLVAVLFFAACVPISGRLADRYGRRAFLIVITAAIIVFGLCFQWLLDPASMTDGMMLFFLILGMTLMGLTFGPMSAILPELFPTNVRYTGSGVAYNVASILGAAVAPFIATWIVADYGVGWVGVYLAVAACATMIALLSVRETKSVDLTEV; from the coding sequence ATGAGCGATTCCGCGGTCCGCAACATCGACCATCCCGATCAGGCGCCGGTACCCCGCAGCCGCATCGTGGTCGCGTCGATGATCGGGACGAGCATCGAGTTCTTCGACTTCTACATCTATGCCACGGCCGCGGTCCTCGTGTTCCCGGTGCTGTTCTTCCCCAAGGGGGACGACACCGCGGCGCTGCTGTCGTCGTTCGCGACCTTCGGCCTCGCGTTCGTGGCGCGGCCCATCGGCTCGATCCTGTTCGGGCACTTCGGCGATCGCATCGGACGTAAGGCGACGCTAGTCGGTTCGCTGCTCACCATGGGCATCGCGACCTTCGTCATCGGCCTGCTGCCCACCTACGATTCCGTCGGCTATCTCGCGCCCGCGCTGCTTGCGCTGATGCGGTTCTGCCAGGGCCTCGGGCTCGGCGGGGAGTGGTCGGGCGCAGCGCTTCTCGCCACCGAGACGGCCGAGAAGGGCAAACGGGCGTGGGCCGCGATGTGGCCGCAGCTGGGTGCGCCGATCGGGTTCTTCTTCGCCAACGGCACCTTTCTGCTGCTGATGCTCGCCCTCGATTTCGATGCCGCGACCGCCGACCCCGACCACGCCTTCATGACCTGGGGCTGGCGAATCCCGTTCCTGGCCAGTGCGATCATGGTGGCCGTCGGGCTATACGTGCGTCTGAAGCTCACCGAGACACCGGTGTTCGCGAAGGCCGTCGCGGACGGCAAGAAGGTCAAGGCGCCGCTGGCAGAGGTCGTCAAGACCAGCTGGCGTCCGCTCATCGCGGGCACGTTCATCATGGTCGCGACGTACACGCTTTTCTACATCGTGACCACCTGGGTGATCTCCTACGGCACCGGCAAGGTGACCGACGAATCGGGTGTGAAGCTCTCCATCAGCTACGTCGACTTCCTGCAGCTGCAGCTCGTCGCGGTCCTCTTCTTCGCCGCGTGCGTGCCGATCTCGGGGCGCCTCGCCGACCGGTACGGCCGCCGCGCCTTCCTCATCGTGATCACCGCGGCGATCATCGTCTTCGGTCTGTGCTTCCAGTGGCTGCTCGACCCGGCGTCGATGACCGACGGCATGATGCTGTTCTTCCTGATCCTCGGAATGACGCTGATGGGTCTCACCTTCGGGCCGATGAGCGCGATCCTGCCCGAGCTGTTCCCGACCAACGTGCGCTACACGGGTTCGGGCGTGGCCTACAACGTGGCGTCCATCCTCGGCGCCGCCGTGGCCCCGTTCATCGCGACGTGGATCGTCGCCGACTACGGCGTCGGCTGGGTGGGCGTGTATCTCGCGGTCGCCGCCTGCGCCACGATGATCGCCCTGCTCAGCGTCCGCGAGACCAAGTCCGTCGACCTCACCGAGGTCTGA
- a CDS encoding ATP-dependent DNA ligase — protein sequence MRLIDVVETSADVARDRSRIRKTTVLAEALSQATDEELPVVVAWLSGEIPQGRLGVGWRSLSKLMAPPADSPTLEVAAVDAALGELASASGPGSTKRRGEIIASLFAASTESEQKFLVALLTGELRQGALAGVMTDAIAKVTGQDLALVRRANMLTGSLPVTAALARFGAESLAGVGLEVGRAVEPMLATPADDLDSALTLLGPDLVVDYKLDGARIQVHRNGAEISVFTRTLRDVTANVPDLVSVIASLPCDSVILDGETLMLSDDGRPRSFQDTMSRFGSGPTAAGEPERLLKPFFFDCLHLDGVDLIDRPLSERLAAIDSIAPQLRIPAVTRPSVEEARSHFDAALADGHEGVMVKSLAGLYVAGRRGKAWQKVKPTHTFDLVVLGAEWGSGRRSGWLSNLHLGARDPETGELVMVGKTFKGLTDELLRWQTEEFPKHETHRDSYTVYLRPEIVVEIELDGAQRSSRYPGGVALRFARVVRYRPDKTPAQADSIEAIRALLK from the coding sequence ATGAGGCTGATCGACGTCGTCGAGACCTCCGCGGATGTCGCGCGAGACCGGTCGCGGATACGGAAGACGACGGTGCTCGCCGAGGCGCTCTCCCAGGCGACCGACGAGGAACTGCCGGTCGTCGTCGCCTGGCTGTCGGGGGAGATCCCGCAGGGCCGGCTCGGCGTCGGGTGGCGGTCGCTGTCCAAACTGATGGCACCACCGGCCGATTCGCCGACCCTCGAGGTTGCTGCCGTCGACGCCGCGCTCGGCGAGCTCGCGTCCGCGTCGGGTCCGGGTTCGACGAAGCGGCGCGGCGAGATCATCGCGTCGTTGTTCGCCGCGTCGACCGAGTCCGAGCAGAAGTTCCTCGTGGCACTGCTCACCGGTGAATTGCGGCAGGGGGCGCTGGCCGGTGTCATGACCGACGCCATCGCGAAGGTCACCGGCCAGGATCTGGCTCTCGTGCGCCGCGCGAACATGCTGACCGGTTCGCTGCCGGTCACCGCCGCGCTGGCCCGGTTCGGCGCGGAGTCGCTGGCGGGGGTCGGCCTGGAGGTCGGACGCGCCGTCGAACCGATGCTCGCGACACCCGCCGACGACCTCGACTCCGCGCTTACGCTCCTCGGGCCCGACCTCGTCGTCGACTACAAGCTCGACGGTGCCCGAATCCAGGTGCACCGCAACGGAGCCGAGATCTCGGTGTTCACCCGCACGCTGCGCGACGTGACGGCGAACGTCCCCGACCTCGTCTCGGTGATCGCCTCCCTGCCCTGCGATTCGGTCATCCTCGACGGCGAGACGTTGATGCTCTCCGACGACGGGCGCCCACGGTCGTTCCAGGACACCATGAGCCGCTTCGGCTCTGGACCCACCGCGGCCGGCGAACCCGAACGCCTGCTCAAGCCGTTCTTCTTCGACTGCCTGCATCTCGACGGCGTCGACCTCATCGACCGGCCGCTGTCCGAGCGGCTCGCTGCGATCGACTCGATCGCGCCGCAGTTGCGAATCCCCGCGGTCACCCGGCCGAGCGTCGAGGAGGCCCGCAGCCACTTCGACGCCGCGCTGGCCGACGGCCACGAGGGCGTGATGGTGAAATCGCTCGCCGGCCTGTACGTGGCCGGACGCCGCGGAAAGGCGTGGCAGAAGGTCAAACCGACGCACACGTTCGACCTGGTGGTGCTCGGCGCCGAATGGGGCTCGGGCCGGCGGTCGGGGTGGCTGTCGAATCTGCATCTCGGCGCCCGCGATCCCGAGACGGGCGAGCTCGTGATGGTCGGCAAGACGTTCAAGGGCCTGACGGACGAGCTGTTGCGCTGGCAGACCGAGGAGTTCCCGAAGCACGAGACGCACCGGGACTCGTACACGGTGTACCTGCGTCCGGAGATCGTCGTCGAGATCGAACTCGATGGTGCGCAACGGAGTTCGAGATATCCGGGCGGAGTCGCGCTGCGCTTCGCGCGCGTGGTGCGTTACCGCCCGGACAAGACTCCCGCGCAAGCCGACAGCATCGAGGCGATCCGCGCGCTGTTGAAGTGA
- a CDS encoding anti-sigma factor: MADHLDPDAAELLEMAPLVALDALSADELRDVQARVAAAPQDLQTLFDKQVRATREALAAMSKTTATPPPPTLRDRILSAARADAGLDAPEVAGPGAEAPTGPGSPPPQQQSAPAATDPSVPAPVTPTLESDDRRRLPRRWTYLAAAAVAAVAIGAAGWVMGESSSPEPEVRPLASPAEQVFSAEDLRSTGGPVATGNVTVYLAKSADTGVLVMDSVPPPQPGTVYQMWLIGPGGARSAGTMTDQEVEPVTTAVLSGINDASTLAFTVEPPGGSDRPTTTPVAQLSLL; encoded by the coding sequence ATGGCTGATCATCTCGATCCCGACGCTGCCGAATTGCTGGAGATGGCACCGCTGGTCGCGCTCGACGCATTGTCCGCCGACGAACTGCGCGACGTCCAGGCTCGGGTCGCGGCCGCGCCGCAGGATCTTCAGACCTTGTTCGACAAGCAGGTCCGCGCGACCCGCGAGGCGCTGGCCGCGATGAGCAAGACGACGGCCACGCCGCCCCCGCCGACGCTCCGTGATCGCATCCTCTCCGCTGCGCGTGCCGACGCAGGTCTCGACGCGCCGGAGGTCGCCGGCCCGGGCGCCGAGGCGCCGACCGGGCCGGGATCGCCCCCGCCGCAGCAGCAATCCGCTCCCGCGGCGACCGACCCGAGCGTTCCCGCCCCCGTGACGCCGACGCTCGAATCGGACGACCGACGGCGCCTGCCTCGCCGCTGGACGTATCTCGCCGCCGCGGCGGTGGCGGCCGTCGCCATCGGCGCCGCCGGGTGGGTCATGGGAGAGTCGAGCTCGCCGGAACCGGAGGTCCGCCCACTCGCCTCACCGGCCGAACAGGTCTTCTCCGCGGAGGACCTGCGGTCGACGGGCGGCCCGGTAGCGACCGGCAATGTCACCGTCTATCTCGCCAAGTCGGCGGATACCGGTGTACTGGTGATGGATTCGGTCCCGCCACCACAGCCGGGGACCGTCTACCAGATGTGGCTCATCGGGCCGGGCGGCGCTCGCTCAGCCGGCACGATGACCGACCAGGAGGTCGAACCGGTCACCACCGCCGTGCTCTCCGGGATCAACGACGCCTCCACGCTCGCGTTCACCGTCGAACCGCCCGGCGGTTCGGACCGTCCCACCACCACCCCTGTCGCCCAGCTGTCGTTGCTCTGA
- a CDS encoding YccF domain-containing protein: MKTILNVIWLVLCGLWMAIGYVVAGIICCILIITIPFGIASFRMASYALWPFGRTVIRKPTAGVASTIGNVIWIIVAGLWLAIGHITTGIAMCLTIIGIPLGIASFKMVPVSLLPLGAEIVPTDQQMPGGTPVRM; the protein is encoded by the coding sequence ATGAAGACCATCCTCAACGTCATCTGGCTCGTCCTGTGCGGACTGTGGATGGCGATCGGCTACGTCGTCGCCGGCATCATCTGCTGCATCCTGATCATCACGATCCCGTTCGGCATCGCCTCGTTCCGGATGGCGAGCTACGCGCTCTGGCCCTTCGGACGAACTGTCATCCGCAAGCCGACCGCGGGCGTCGCGTCGACCATCGGCAACGTCATCTGGATCATCGTGGCCGGGTTGTGGCTCGCGATCGGGCACATCACCACCGGCATCGCGATGTGCCTCACGATCATCGGCATCCCCCTCGGCATCGCGAGTTTCAAGATGGTGCCGGTGTCGCTTCTGCCCCTCGGCGCCGAGATCGTCCCGACCGATCAGCAGATGCCCGGCGGTACGCCGGTGCGGATGTGA
- a CDS encoding maleylpyruvate isomerase family mycothiol-dependent enzyme, translated as MTAINDTSPLLDHYVRLADGFATVLDDAPAGTWTADSPCEGWTGRDVVGHVIDTQREFFSRHDIDAGPAPSLDDPAAAWHTHRDTVAGLLADPTVGEHTFDGHFGPTTIGETLIRFYGFDMVAHRWDIARAAGTDHRFSDDDLSEMEAAVDGFGDAIYSEGVCRKVEIPAGADRQTTLLARLGRVAS; from the coding sequence ATGACCGCAATCAACGACACCTCACCATTGCTCGACCACTACGTCCGCCTCGCCGACGGCTTCGCCACCGTCCTCGATGACGCGCCCGCCGGCACCTGGACCGCGGACTCGCCGTGCGAGGGATGGACCGGACGCGACGTCGTCGGCCACGTCATCGACACCCAGCGCGAGTTCTTCTCCCGCCACGACATCGATGCCGGACCGGCACCCTCGCTCGACGACCCGGCCGCCGCCTGGCACACCCACCGCGACACCGTCGCCGGACTGCTCGCCGACCCGACCGTCGGCGAACACACCTTCGACGGACACTTCGGACCGACGACGATCGGCGAGACCCTCATCCGCTTCTACGGTTTCGACATGGTCGCCCACCGCTGGGACATCGCCCGCGCAGCCGGTACCGACCATCGGTTCTCCGACGACGACCTGTCCGAGATGGAAGCCGCCGTCGACGGTTTCGGCGATGCGATCTACTCCGAAGGCGTGTGCCGCAAGGTCGAGATCCCGGCCGGCGCCGATCGTCAGACGACGCTGCTCGCCCGTTTGGGTCGCGTCGCGTCCTGA
- a CDS encoding helix-turn-helix domain-containing protein, producing MKPDNPARLDDVERAHLIDPSDASFRIGRWAPSPDLDELVRRFWVPVWWVPPGAEAPQRVLQYPVCLIVVSNTYARFYGVVTGLSETVLTGDGWAVGVMLTPGAGGVLTGDVGKWTDRHAELSEVFGDRGTDLERSVRSVMAVEPGVEATQRSATDRVEDWLRSYLPLDDDGRLINAIVEYVETDSSVVAVAQICERFHLTERSLQRLTRRRLGLTPKWLIQRRRLHEAAERLRDRSGTLASLAAELSYADEAHFVRDFKTVTGMTPRTFSARFG from the coding sequence ATGAAACCCGACAATCCGGCGCGGCTCGACGACGTCGAGCGCGCGCACCTCATCGACCCGTCGGACGCGAGCTTCCGCATCGGACGGTGGGCGCCGAGCCCCGATCTGGACGAACTGGTGCGCCGCTTCTGGGTGCCGGTGTGGTGGGTCCCGCCCGGGGCGGAGGCGCCGCAGCGCGTCCTGCAGTACCCCGTCTGCCTCATCGTCGTCAGCAACACCTACGCCCGCTTCTACGGCGTGGTGACCGGGTTGTCGGAGACGGTGCTGACCGGCGACGGCTGGGCAGTCGGGGTGATGCTCACGCCGGGAGCCGGGGGAGTGCTGACCGGCGATGTCGGGAAATGGACCGATCGGCATGCCGAACTGTCCGAGGTCTTCGGCGACCGGGGCACCGACCTCGAGCGGTCGGTGCGGTCGGTGATGGCAGTCGAACCCGGCGTCGAGGCGACCCAGCGTTCTGCGACCGACCGCGTCGAGGACTGGCTGCGGTCGTATCTCCCGCTCGACGACGACGGCCGGCTGATCAACGCGATCGTGGAGTACGTGGAAACCGATTCGTCGGTGGTGGCGGTCGCGCAGATCTGCGAGCGATTTCACCTCACCGAACGCAGCCTGCAGCGGCTGACCCGGCGTCGTCTCGGTCTCACCCCGAAGTGGCTCATCCAACGTCGACGGCTCCACGAGGCGGCTGAGCGGTTGCGCGACCGGTCGGGAACGCTCGCCTCGCTCGCGGCGGAGCTGTCCTACGCCGACGAGGCGCACTTCGTGCGTGACTTCAAGACAGTCACCGGTATGACCCCGCGGACGTTCTCCGCGCGGTTCGGCTAG
- a CDS encoding GAF domain-containing protein has protein sequence MTDAASVATRIRRAYEDFLSGGNPPADAVRSIVRDSWARSLTGGVDPSDATPNGDRASTMSPAEFAAYRAAHPITAVRPLVQSLMVDAIADTGVVVALTDQSGRLLWIEGDSAARDRAGHIDFVEGSVWSEEVVGTNAPGLALAVDRSVQVVGPEHFAGPVQEWSCAAAPVHDPLTGHVIGVIDVTGGREVAAPFALAAVRSVVAAVERELRAGAVDLADPATFDPAPGPRAAAHLAVLGDGPGRWHRAADGPGARTLSRRHAEILVLLQAFPEGLNTEQLALKLAEDGLDPVTVRAEISRLRRDLGADVVASRPYRLTLDITSDVDDLRSRISSGSDLASVVDDLGRGGLLAESTAPGIVEIFEELREDLRSRLFAGGDVAALRRWTSSTHGRDDLAAWRRLEHRLPVGDPDRAVVGGRIRLLDKRYGA, from the coding sequence ATGACGGACGCGGCTTCGGTGGCCACGCGCATCCGCCGGGCGTACGAGGACTTCCTCTCCGGCGGCAATCCGCCGGCCGATGCGGTTCGGTCGATCGTCCGCGACTCGTGGGCGAGGTCCCTGACCGGCGGAGTGGACCCCAGCGACGCGACCCCGAACGGCGATCGTGCCTCCACGATGTCGCCTGCGGAGTTCGCCGCCTACCGCGCCGCGCATCCCATCACAGCCGTCCGGCCGTTGGTGCAGTCCCTGATGGTCGACGCCATCGCCGACACGGGGGTCGTCGTCGCACTGACCGACCAGTCCGGGCGTCTGCTGTGGATCGAGGGCGACTCGGCCGCTCGTGATCGCGCGGGCCACATCGACTTCGTCGAGGGCTCGGTGTGGAGCGAGGAGGTCGTCGGCACCAACGCCCCCGGACTGGCACTGGCCGTGGATCGGAGCGTGCAGGTGGTCGGGCCCGAGCACTTCGCCGGACCCGTCCAGGAGTGGAGTTGTGCGGCGGCGCCCGTGCACGACCCGCTGACCGGGCACGTGATCGGTGTCATCGACGTGACCGGCGGGCGCGAGGTCGCGGCGCCGTTCGCGCTGGCGGCGGTCCGGTCGGTCGTCGCCGCTGTCGAGCGCGAATTGCGGGCGGGCGCCGTCGATCTCGCCGACCCGGCCACCTTCGACCCGGCACCGGGCCCGCGGGCCGCGGCCCACCTCGCCGTGCTCGGTGACGGTCCGGGACGCTGGCATCGCGCCGCCGACGGGCCCGGCGCCCGCACCCTGTCGCGCCGGCACGCCGAGATCCTCGTTCTGCTGCAAGCGTTTCCGGAAGGTCTGAACACCGAACAGCTCGCGTTGAAGCTGGCCGAGGACGGGCTCGACCCGGTCACCGTGCGGGCCGAGATCTCCCGACTCCGCCGCGACCTCGGTGCCGACGTCGTCGCGAGCCGGCCGTACCGGCTCACACTCGACATCACCTCCGACGTCGACGATCTCCGGTCGCGCATCTCGTCGGGTTCGGACCTCGCGTCGGTCGTCGATGACCTCGGCCGCGGCGGGTTGCTCGCCGAATCGACCGCACCGGGGATCGTCGAGATCTTCGAGGAACTCCGCGAGGACCTGCGGTCGCGTCTCTTCGCCGGCGGCGACGTCGCAGCGTTGCGCCGCTGGACGTCATCGACGCACGGTCGTGACGACCTCGCCGCGTGGCGCCGCCTCGAGCATCGCCTACCCGTGGGCGATCCCGACCGGGCCGTCGTCGGCGGCCGCATCCGGCTCTTGGACAAGAGGTACGGAGCCTAG
- the adh gene encoding aldehyde dehydrogenase — protein MTVFAKPGADGSVMSYESRYDNWIGGQWTPPVKGQYFENPSPVDGKVFCEVARSTAEDIDLALDAAHKAAPGWGKTPVAERSLALLRIADRMEENLEKLAVAETWDNGKAVRETLAADLPLAIDHFRYFAGALRAQEGSISEVDEDTVAYHFHEPLGVVGQIIPWNFPILMAVWKLAPALAAGNAVVLKPAEQTPASILYLVSLISDLLPAGVLNVVNGFGVEAGKPLASSNRIRKIAFTGETTTGRLIMQYASENLIPVTLELGGKSPNIFFNDVMSADDGFLDRALEGFSMFALNQGEVCTCPSRALIQQDIYDEFIAKAVDRVGKIKQGNPLDTDTMMGAQASNDQFEKISSYLAIGKDEGAEVLIGGEAADLGGDLSEGFYIKPTVFQGNNKMRIFQEEIFGPVLAVTTFKDFADAMHIANDTLYGLGAGVWSRDGATAYRAGREIQAGRVWTNTYHDYPAHAAFGGYKQSGIGRENHLMMLEHYQQTKNLLVGYAQSAKGFF, from the coding sequence ATGACCGTCTTCGCAAAGCCGGGTGCCGATGGCTCGGTGATGAGCTACGAGTCGCGTTACGACAACTGGATCGGCGGACAGTGGACCCCGCCGGTGAAGGGTCAGTACTTCGAGAACCCGTCGCCCGTCGACGGCAAGGTGTTCTGCGAGGTGGCCCGCTCGACCGCCGAGGACATCGACCTCGCGCTCGACGCCGCACACAAGGCCGCACCCGGATGGGGCAAGACCCCCGTCGCCGAGCGCTCGCTCGCCCTGCTGCGCATCGCCGATCGCATGGAGGAAAACCTCGAGAAGCTGGCCGTCGCCGAGACCTGGGACAACGGCAAGGCCGTCCGCGAGACCCTCGCCGCCGACCTCCCGCTGGCCATCGACCACTTCCGCTACTTCGCCGGCGCGCTGCGCGCCCAGGAGGGGTCGATCTCCGAGGTCGACGAGGACACCGTCGCCTACCACTTCCACGAGCCGCTCGGCGTCGTCGGCCAGATCATCCCCTGGAACTTCCCGATCCTGATGGCAGTGTGGAAGCTGGCACCCGCCCTCGCCGCGGGTAACGCGGTGGTGCTCAAGCCCGCCGAGCAGACGCCCGCGTCGATCCTGTACCTGGTCAGCCTCATCAGCGACCTGCTCCCCGCCGGAGTCCTCAACGTGGTCAACGGATTCGGCGTCGAGGCGGGCAAGCCGCTCGCCTCGAGCAACCGCATCCGCAAGATCGCGTTCACCGGTGAGACCACCACCGGCCGGCTCATCATGCAGTACGCGTCGGAGAACCTGATCCCGGTCACCCTCGAACTCGGTGGCAAGAGCCCCAACATCTTCTTCAACGACGTGATGTCCGCCGACGACGGGTTCCTCGACCGTGCGCTGGAAGGCTTCTCGATGTTCGCGCTCAACCAGGGCGAGGTGTGCACCTGCCCCAGCCGTGCGCTGATCCAGCAGGACATCTACGACGAGTTCATCGCCAAGGCCGTCGACCGCGTCGGAAAGATCAAGCAGGGCAACCCCCTCGACACCGACACCATGATGGGCGCGCAGGCCTCGAACGATCAGTTCGAGAAGATCTCCTCCTACCTTGCCATCGGCAAGGACGAGGGTGCCGAGGTGCTGATCGGCGGCGAGGCGGCGGATCTCGGCGGTGACCTGTCGGAGGGCTTCTACATCAAACCGACTGTCTTCCAGGGCAACAACAAGATGCGCATCTTCCAGGAAGAGATCTTCGGCCCGGTTCTGGCGGTCACCACCTTCAAGGACTTCGCCGACGCCATGCACATCGCCAACGACACCCTCTACGGACTCGGCGCCGGAGTGTGGAGCCGCGACGGCGCGACCGCCTACCGGGCCGGCCGCGAGATCCAGGCCGGCCGGGTGTGGACGAACACCTACCACGACTACCCGGCACACGCTGCCTTCGGCGGCTACAAGCAGTCCGGTATCGGTCGCGAGAACCACCTCATGATGCTCGAGCACTACCAGCAGACCAAGAACCTCCTGGTCGGTTACGCTCAGAGCGCCAAGGGTTTCTTCTGA
- a CDS encoding DUF779 domain-containing protein, translating into MTAEQSVPDRVVATDSAVQLLTKLSELHGGLMIHQSGGCCDGSAPMCYPVGEYRVGQRDVLVGEIELPEPIPAVRVWINGDQFELWKHTQLILDVVKGRGAGFSLEAPEGVRFLSRARAFTDEENDLLATSPPLTGATAGP; encoded by the coding sequence ATGACCGCCGAGCAGAGTGTTCCTGATCGCGTGGTCGCCACAGACTCCGCCGTGCAGCTCCTGACCAAGTTGTCGGAGCTGCACGGCGGCCTCATGATCCACCAGTCCGGTGGGTGCTGTGACGGCTCGGCCCCGATGTGTTATCCGGTCGGGGAGTATCGCGTGGGCCAGCGAGACGTGCTGGTCGGCGAGATCGAATTACCCGAACCCATTCCGGCCGTTCGGGTCTGGATCAACGGTGACCAGTTCGAGCTGTGGAAACACACCCAGTTGATCCTCGACGTCGTGAAAGGCCGCGGTGCCGGATTCAGTCTCGAGGCACCGGAAGGGGTTCGTTTCCTCTCGCGGGCACGGGCTTTCACCGACGAGGAGAACGACCTGCTGGCGACGTCGCCACCACTGACGGGGGCCACCGCCGGCCCCTGA